In the genome of Oncorhynchus nerka isolate Pitt River linkage group LG27, Oner_Uvic_2.0, whole genome shotgun sequence, the window AGGTGTAATCGGTCAGTAAACTTTACGGGCAGAAATAGACTCTTCTGAGTGGGAGCTGCCCCTGAAAATAAAGAAGACTGATAATGGCCTATGCCATCCATGTCTCACTGCTGCTGATGGTGTCCTTCCACTCATGTCCTACTGCTGGTATCCTACCTGTTGATGTCCTACTGCTGGTGTCCTACCTGTTGATGTCCTACTGCTGGTATCCTACCTGTTGATGTCCTACTGCTGGTGTCCTACCTGTTGATGTCCTACTGCTGGTGTCCTACTGCTGGTATCCTACCTGTTGATGTCCTACTGCTGGTGTCCTAATGCTGGTGTCCTAATGCTGGTGTCCTACCTGTGGATGTCCTACTGCTGGTGTCCTACCTGCTGGTGTCCTACCTGCTGGTGTCCTACTGCTGGTGTCCTACTGCTGGTGTCCTACCTGATGGGGTCCTACCTGCTAGTgtgctactgttactgttctacTTGGTCTGGTTCTACTGCTAAGTGTCCTACTGTTACTGTTCTGCTGCCGGTGTCCTACCTGCTAGTgtgctactgttactgttctactgctggtGTCCTACTTGGTCTGGTCCTACTGCTAAGTGTCCTACTGTTACTGTTCTGCTGCTGGTGTCCTACCTTTTGGGGTCCTACCTGGTCGGGTCCTACTGTTACGGTTCTACTGCTGGTGTCCTACCTGCTGGTGTCCTACCTGGTGGGGTCCTACCTGCTAGTGTCCTActgttactgttctactgttGGTGTCCAACCTGTTGGGGTCCTATCTGATCAGGTCCTACTGCTAGTGTCCTACTGTTAGTGTTCTACTGCTGGTGTCCTACCTGGTGGGGACCTACCTGCTAGTGTCCTACTGTTACTGTTCTACTGATGGTGTCCAACCTGTTGGGGTCCTACCTGGTCAGGTCCTACTGCTAGTGTCCTACTGTTAGTGTTCTACTGCTGGTGTCCTACCTGGTGGGGACCTACCTGCTAGTGTCCTACTGTTACTGTTCTACTGATGGTGTCCAACCTGTTGGGGTCCTACCTGGTCAGGTCCTACTGCTAGTGTCCTACTGTTAGTGTTCTACTGCTGGTGTCCTACTTGGTGGGGACCTACCTGCTAGTGTCCTAATGTTACTGTTCTACTGATGGTGTCCAACCTGTTGGGGTCCTACCTGGTCAGGTCCTACTGCTAGTGTCCTACTGTTAGTGTTCTACTGCTGGTGTCCTACCTGGTGGGGACCTACCTGCTAGTGTCCTACTGTTACTGTTCTACTGATGGTGTCCAACCTGTTGGGGTCCTACCTGGTCAGGTCCTACTGCTAGTGTCCTActgttactgttctactgttGGTGTCCAACCTGTTGGGGTCCTACCTGGTCAGGTCCTACTGCTAGTGTCCTACTGTTAGTGTTCTACCGCTGGTGTTTTACTGCTCATGCCCAACCTTCATCCATAGGGATCCCACTATCAGCATGGCCCCAGATAGGTAGTTTAGCAGGGTCTGGAAGCTGTGGTCGCTGTAGTCACTGCGCCTCCCAAACTCCAGCTGATATTAGACATAGCAATAGTTCAGGAGAGACACAGGGCCCAAAGTCTCACCTGGGTAGAAAGAGAAGGGCGATTGTAATAAAAAGTGAACGTCCGCTCACTGCTACGGCTGTCTGTTGTTGAAACTTGGAAATACAAGGTTGACAAACAGCATTCATATTTAATTACCAGAGCCAACTCCTGTCGGAAGTTATTGGTGTCagcgatgaggaggaagaggaaaacAAAATCCAGACTCACCTGAAGATCATAGAGCCACATCAGGCACCACTAACTATTAGTCATGTATCAGCTCAACTAAGTCCACAGTGGACTTTCACTGTTTACTTTTAGGGCTGACTGACGCAACCTGCCTGTAACTTCACCCGTCAAATACATTTCAGCTGCCAAAGCCTGGGAGTCTGGCACTATACATTGTATTGCCTTAGTAAGGTAGGAGCAGGTAGAGAGTGACAGTCTGAATTCAAGAGACTTCACGTAATAAAGGTTTGATCTTTTCCAGATCCTAAAGCAATGGATCTCAGCTCATATGTGTAACACCCAACTGGATGATGACTCTGTGCTACGAAGCTCACCACACATCAGCTATCTTTACAGTCATAGCTATATAACAGCTATAGCTGTTAGGTCACGTTCATTGAGAATGCTAttctttgactacagctcagtgttcaacaccatagtgccctcaaagctcgtcactaagctaaggaccctggaactaaacatGACTaagcatggccaggcatgactccaacaccatcattacatttgttgatgacacagcagtggtaggcctgatcaccgaccacgatgagacagcctatagggaggaggtcagagacctgaccgtgtggtgcaaggacaacaacctcaccctcaacgtgatcaagataaaggagatgattgtggactacaggaaaaggagggccgagcacgcccccattctcatcaacgaggctgtagtggagcaggttgagaactttACGTTTCTTgtcgtccacatcaccaacacactaacatggtccaatcacaccaagatagttgtgaagagggcacaacaaaacctattccccctgaggagactgaaaagatttggcatgggtcctcagatcctcaaaaggtttttacagctgcaccatcgagagcatcctgacgggttgcatcactgcctggtatggcaactgctcggcctccgaccgcaagacactacagatggtagtacgtacggcccagtacatcactggtgccaagcttcctgccatctatgCATTTTCACTTTAataactatacctacatgtacatattacctcaattacctcgacactggtgcccccgcacattgactctgtaccccctgtatatagcctcgctattgttattttactgctgctttttaattatttttttacttttatcTTTTACTTATTTAggaattttcttaaaactgcattgttggttaagggcttgtaagtaagcatttcactgtaaggtgaaattgaatacctgttgtattcggcgcatgtgacaaataacatttgatttaatgtTTGATGTTGGGGACGATTCAGACAGAGATTGATGTCTTTCCtgcgcacttctcagtatttggtatttaGACTTAGCCatctaaatatatgcatatttgTCTCAGTTTCAGCATCAattggtagatttaaaaatacCCTGATCTTGTAGATTATTTAGGTATAGGAATGTTTTTGTGAATCATTAAAAACTGGCTTGGAGAGCCTTTAAGCACTAAAGAAACAAAAGGGTGGTTTGATTAATTTAGAAAATTGCCACATTCAGTTCTTCAACCCATGGTAATGTTGTAAGTTTAGTGTACATGTCATTATAATAGGGAGAACAGTGTACAATAGTAGGCCAGTTGCCTGCACTAACCATGGACGTTTGTGATGACATGGCAAAGTACTGCGCCATGGGTCGGGTTCAAACTGTTACAGCTTGGTCTGTGCTCCACTCCATAACAAGTTAACTAGccaacagtgcattcggaaagtattcagaccccttgactttttccaggttttgttacgttacagccttattctgaaattgattaaatacaaaccccataatgacaaagtgaaaacaggtttttagaaatttgtgcaaatttataaaaacaattctaaacagaaataccttttgTGCATaggtattcagatcctttgctttGAAACTCGACattgagcacaggtgcatcctgtttctattgatcatccttgagatgtttcaacaacttgattggagtccacctgtggtaaattaagttgattggacatgatttggaaaggcgaacacacacctgtcaatataaggtcccacagttgacagtgcatgtcagagcaaaaaccaagccatgaggtcgaaagagttgtctgtcgaggcacagatccggggaagggtaccaaaacatgtttgcagcattgaaggtccccaagaacacagtggcctccatcattcttaagtggaagaagtttggaaccaccaggaGTTAATTATGTGTGGTTATTAGGCCTACTGACGGTCGATACTGATCATGGCTAATATTTAACATATTAAAAAAATCGGGGGTAGCCTATAATTAAGACATTCGAGAGTTCCCATTCCTGAAAGTTAATAGGCGTACAATTTCAATTCTGCATAATGGCACAGCATTTCATAAACTTTACTGTCGGAAAATTGATGTGTTAATATGCGTCAGTTTAAtgccatatgactggtttcacatttgtcttCAGCGATTAAAAGGTAAAATATATCTAAAACAAGTTTCATTTATATTTGCGATTACCTTATCCAAATGGATTACTCGTTTACTGCTCTTATCAATAGCACTTATCAAGTTGTAAATCACAGTGCATGGACAATGGTGTTGTTTTTAATGACACTTGTTTTTATAGATGCTTGTTTCACTTGGAAACGGTAGGTACGCTGGTTTCCTCTCGCTTAAAGGTATTGGAATTATGAGGGAATTAAATCAAGGTCATAATACGgcatatctgtagacacacctccgctTCGCCTTAATTTATTCTACCTCCACCCGAATGAATAGCGGGTGAATGgcatgctattctcatgcttatgttcaaggtcagaatatgcATGGAGATAAAGGTGCAGGGAATTACTTTTGATTTCCATCGGCCTAACTTCGTTTGGAATCGGCCCCATTGTGCTTATGTAATGCATTTATTATGAAAATCATTACGCCATTTTATTCCTGGGTTTACCACAGCCTACAAAGTCAAGTCACGCATACTTTACAGACATGTTTAATAGTCATTTCACAATATTTTTTACAAACAATACAGAAAATAATTATTTACTGGAGTGTTTTATCTTACTGTAATTTTGGGGAaagcaactagattcagctgctgGCCGAATTTTGCTGGAGTGGATGGTAGGGGAACCGaaacataattataataatttgtacactgcaaattgaccacaaccaaaaagagattgtatttgaaaataactATACTTTCTTACCTTGATTACATTCAGACACGATCACATCTCTTTTATTCGTGGGAATACTTGATGAACAGATTTTgttcatacatttacatttaactgaCACATAAAACAATTCTAATAGTATAAAAAAATAATTTTGTTAGCATATTTGTATGTAATTTCTCACTAGGAACCACTTTGTGCCTGCCTAATTTGCAATGCAGAAATCATCCTGCCAGTTCCTCCTGCCCAGGCAGAAACTGTCACATACAGAATATGGAGATGAGAGACTACATGTCTACATTACACAGTATACTATTATAAGTGATGTCTCTGTTGAACGACCAATAGGTCCCTCAGCTCAGTACGTGGTTATGTATCTCCACTCCACACAGTTCATCTGGTAGTAGATATTGCACGGTCGTGTCTATTGTGGCCTTCAGTCCTGCCTTTCCTGAATAATGGGACATTGCCGCTAGTGCCATAGATGAAGATCTGCACATATGGCTCAATATATATAATCTCTATTAGACCCTGCTTTGCCACATACATTGTCCTTGCTTCGGGCTCTTGCGGTTCCTATGGTTATGGAGGTATATGTAGATAACCTGGAAACAGTTGGTTAGGTGGTGGTGTTCAGAAATGGTCCACTCTCACCACTTTATCCAGCTGTTCCTCAGAGATTGTCTCtgtgtggggagggagggggggggggggcattgtcTCTTCTATCGCAACCTTTTTGAGGTTCTCAGTGGTGCGAGGTTCGTACGGGGTGATGGGGGTGGTGTCTGGGTTGGGGCTGTTCTCCTGGTCTTCATAGCCGATGTTGTCGTAGATGTTCTTGGCATGGCTACTCAGCTCCAGCTCCTGGGCCTTGGCCTGCTGTAGCCGTAGCAACACTGCTTTATTCACTCCAGGACCTGAGAGACACACAGGATTGGGAAAAAGGTATCAGTCCAAAAAAGGTCACAGAGTGAAAAAACCTTCATTCAGTGACTAATCTGTTGGTTGACACGCgcctacgcacgcacacacgcacgtacacacacacactctcaccaaAGTAGCTGAGCAGCACGGGCAGGAATATGAGGCCATGGGCCATGCCCAGCAGAGTGATAACCAGGTTTAAACGGAAGAAGAATATCTGGATGAGCTGGGCTTTGGCAAATGCCAACACAACTATGCCAGGCAGGTTCGTCATGGCGACGCCAGCAAACACCTGTAGAACCGCACAGGGACAAACATATGTTCAGCGtaaataaaaaagaaaaaaagaaagtccatTAAGTGTCCACATATATCTTTGTGGTTTTGACAAGGCCACGTATCTAATGGCTGTACAGGGATTGTGTGCTCTGGCACTTGGACTCACCGCACTGCCCATAGTAGCAGTAGCCTCCTTGGCTCTCTCTACATGTGTAGGCTGGATGCTCATGGCAAAGGATCGTGTGATGTGAGATACAAACTCCACAGAGATACCCACCGCCTGCggaccagacagagagggaagggggagggttagggtgtaaAAACACATGTTTGCTTATGTCAAGTGCAGCTTGGGTGGGGACAGTGGCTTATAGTCCATTTCAGGGAGTAAAGATAGGGGACACTATCTACAGCACGTTTACAAACAGGATGTATGAGGTTTCAAACTGGTGCTGAAGTTGAGACACGGTGCAACAAGTTGCACCCGCGCCAACACAAGTAGTGCTCTGGTTCCATACCGTGACCAGGTTGATAAGAGCCACAGCGTTGTAGTCGATGCCCCACAGTGTCATGACGCCCACGGTATCCACGGTGATCATGATGATGGTGAGGAGGTTGAGAGCGCCGGAGCGCAGGTCCATGCCCAGCAGCAGACAGCACACCACAAAGGTTGGCAGTAGGCACAGGGAGATGTTAAACAGTCCCTCAGACACAATGGTCAGGTACTGTTCATAGAACACATAGGTCAcactggagggagaggaggagggcagtCTGATTAACTGATGCTTGTCCACAGCCTCTCCCAGAGGGGAAAGGAGGAATAGATGTATACGGAAAGATGTGAGAAGTGGAGAAAAAGacgaggagaaaggaggaggacgCTGAGCTAACATACGTGTAGGGGAAGACTTCAAAGTCCTGGGATGTGCCAGGTATGGATCTCATGCTGAGGGTGATGTTGTGGGCCAGCTCTCTGGCTATTTTTAGAGCTGCAGTGAACTCCTTGGAGGTGGTCAGGGCCGTGTGGTACGCCATGAACCTGGTGGctaacaacacagagacacaggtcACCTTTGACTTCGGAAGCTTTATTGTCTGTGTATTAGGTTAAAATGTGATAAATAATATCCAGTATTCCTCACCTATAATTTCTCCACTCTCATCTGTGATCACAGCCTTATCATAGGCTCCAAGACCTCTGTTAGGAAGAGAAACAGACCATTACACACATGCATGTGTGgatgcgtgtgtgtttgcgtgtgtgtgtgtgtctgtgtgtgtgtgtgtgtgtgtgtgtgtgtgtgtgtgtgtgtgtgtgtgtgtgtgtgtgtgtgtgtgtgtgtgtgtgtgtgtgtgtgtgtgtgtgtgtgtgtgtgtgtgtgtgtgtgtgtgtgtgtgtgtgtgtgtgagagacactcACCCCTTAGGGCACTGCAGGTCGGGCCTGTTGCCTAGGAAGTCTGGTAGGAAGCGGTTGAATTGCTCCTTGTCGGGCCTCAGTACCCCGTTAACGGGAATCTTCATACACTTCTGCCCACACAGGAAGGCCGCTGCGCACACAACACATTATACATCAGGTTAGATACATGTTTCTTTATGTTTTATTCATGCATAACAAACAGAGAGGATAATGTTCTTTGTTTTTAGTCCCCGTTGTCCGGCTGTCTCTGAGGTACTTGGTACTCACATTCGCTCGCGGGACAGAATTTCCCTTTGTTAGGACCGATGGTATAGAGCCGACAGCATTTGGATCCAGGGTTTAGCCAGTCAATGAAGTCGTCCACCCACGAGTTTGCTGGGATGGCCATGTAAGATCTGTTAATCATATCAATGAGTTGGGACTCATTAAAACAAGCACCGTTATGTATCAGAAAGTACCCATCATTCTGGCATCGTTACGAACTTCCCCCTTATTTTATTTCACTTTCATCAACGTTCACGCAAACCCCAGAGTCAGCCGAACTTTGGCTTTGGAGTACTACCTTTTACATTTACAACACCAGCTGCTGATATGGCAAATTGAAAACAAAGGcgcattaatgaggtggtgataccAGCAGCCCTGAGACCTTATCTCCACGCTAGAGAGGACAGAAGTGTGGCGCTTTCTGACCACAAAGGCTAtttaaccactaaccctaaccttaacccttacccctaacattaaccttaatcctaaccctagaTTAAGAATGAATAGTTTGCTCATCAGATGTGATGATATAGCCTTTCTATCCATCTAGTCCCTGATCTATTCTTGAATGTGTTTTGCGTAACTGGGTTGATCAGTAAGCGTTGTGATTGGCTGTGTGTGAGGTGGCCTTGTGGATATCAATAAGTTCAAGGTTGAGTGCAGTGGGGaaaagggttagggaggagtcagagagacagactggaaACAGAACAACAACACCGTTAGAAGGAAGTAGTGTTTGAATATACACTCAGTatgcaaaacattaagaacaccttcctaatcttgagttgcacccccccttttccctcagaacagcctcaattcgtcagggcatggccTCTACAACGTGTTGAAAGCATtacatagggatgctggcccatgttgactccaaagcttCCCACAGTCAACTGGGAaaggctggatgtcctttgcaaaagggttcttcagctgtccccatagggttCCAGttagaacactttttggttccagttagaattattttgggttccatgtagaaccctctaggGAAAGGGTTCTAAATTGAACTCaatagggttctacctggaaccaaaagggttcaaTCTGGAAcggaaaagggttcttcaaagggttttcctgtggggacagctgaagaagaAACCTTTAATGTTTTAGATAGCACTTTTTTGTGTGTGGTGAATCATTCTTGGTACACTCGGGAAACGGTTGAGCATAAAAatacagcagcattgcagttcttgacacaaaccggatgtgcctggcacctactaccataccccattcaaaggcacttcaatcttttgtcttgccaattcaccctctgaatggcacacacacaatccatgtctcaattgtctcaagacttaaaaataagtttaacctgtatcctccccttcatctacactgattgaagtggattaaagtgacatcaataagtaatcatagctttcacctggattcaccttgtcagtctgtgtcatggaaagagcaagtgttcttaatgttttgaacACTTAGTGTATACAAGTCAATTTACCCACACCCAATATAAAGTGCTTTGAGACCAGGTGAAAATAACTAGCCTTCTaaatgtaattattattattatttttaatcctCCGTTTAATTTCAAATCTAATGACTACTCACAGGTCAGGGTATTCAGTGGCGTACTGGATCTtctgagtgagagagaaggggtcaCAGCCCACACTGGAGCAGGTTGCATTCATACCCGCTATGCTGGTGAAGTTAAAGCCCTTTGTCGTGACAAAATAGGTTGGGACGCCCACCTCAAAGTACGCATACAGGTACTTGAAATACTCCAACATGTAGGAACCCTGagacagaggatgagaggagaaggtGTCACGTGGCCAGTACATGGATGAAAATGTACTGTTATTTAGGCTGTTTCCTGtcgttcatactgtatgttgttataTGTTATTCATGAATGAATGAAAGAATGAATGAATAAAGGGTCATGGGAGGTGCATTCAAGCAGTAGTCCAGGTGTCACTCACCTGGGGCATAGCCAGCTCCTGATCCAGACCCACTGTCACATAGAACATCAGGTAGATGGAGGAGATGAACATAAAGATGAACACAACAAtctggcagagggagagaggaggaggacttcAACCACAACCGCAACCAAAACCAGCCAACTGAGCTAACTAGAGGGAACACCAATGTATAAAAGGTCAAAAGACAATCGTTTATTTACCACTATGACTCTGGTGACGGGGTGGAGGAGGACGGGGGCATAGTATTTCCTCATGGCGGGCAGAAGGAAACCCTCGTTGGGTTTGGAGGGGGCCGTGGTCTTGACGGTGACGCAGCAGGCCAGCTCGCAGCGGTTCCCGTCCTGCCGTCTGGCGTCCAGGGACAGCAGCGCCACGAAGGCCGTCATCTGCAGCACAAAGTCCATGAGCACAGCCAGGGCAGCGTACAGAGCAAAGGACTTGACAGCAGGCATGGTGCTCAGAGCGCCTGGGGGACAGAGGTGAGGAACAGGAGTGGTTAGTCATTAACATAGAGTATGTAAACCCCCTTCACAGGCGCCATGTGTATGGAATTGATTAAACGGATGGAATGTCGGCTACATCCTGGTATGTATAGACCACTATTGTCATTGCCATTGACGGCGACTTTCGAAAGAACGCGTTGTTGCTAACCTTGTACCCAGGCTCATTGCTACCACATAGGTTTGACAGAGAGAGTCGGCTGGTGGACGAGTCTACATATTTGCACACCTGATGAATTACTACAGGGTTAGGGTCTCTCTGACAAGAAATACCTGTGTCTTTTCTGTGTGCTCTGTTCCTATGTTCTAGAGTGCGCCAGTGGGAGCTCACCCAGGAAGAAGCAGACAGACTCGGAGAGAGAGCACAGGAGCATGCTGGGAGCTACATTTCCAAGGACACGTCCGATCCGCTCCTCCCTCTTCTCGCCTGGCCTCCGTGCGTCCCTCTGGGAGAGAGAGTTTTACTATTACCGGAGAGAGAAAATACTGCCACCTGACGAAGAACATTATGAGTGAACCAACTGAACAACCGGTCGTTGTGGAATACCAAAACAGTCAAGTAACTTACAGCCACACGCACACGCAcccgcacacgcacacactcaaagCAGCTGAGCAGTAGGAGTATGAGACCGTGGGCCATGCCCAGATGAGTGATAAGCAggtttaaaacacacacacctggtactCCAGGACGAAGATAAAGATGTTGTCAGCTCCTACGGCCAGCACCAGGAAGGGGACAACCTGGAGGATGatcagagaggaggggataccGATCCAGGCGTAGAAACCCATGGAGGCCAGGACAGAGCAGCCCACCACCAGGATACCACCCAGACCAACCAGGAACTTCGAGTCCACCTGTAGGGACACCACAGAGGTCAGGGGCAGCTCCTGTTGACCACAGTTTCCTGTATGGCATAGGAAAACCTTTTAATCCACCCtagtcatatacagtacagtgcttCATCTATCTTACAAACTAGCGTTACAGTTTTTGACATTACGGAGAATTCCATTTGTGTTCCATCTAGCCCTCCAAAAGGCTAAGCAGGCATAAAAATCTGCAATTTTAGAGAATATGACTGCCTGCATCTGGACATGCTGTATCTATACAGTCATTTCCTCCTTTCTGTCCTTGTGTAACTACTAAGGTTATTGATTTGACTTTCTGCTTCGGGCCaagtgttttctgtgtgtgtccgGCTAAAATGGCAGCAGTTGAAAGGCAAATTGGCACATTGTATTTCCCAGAGTGGTCTCACCAGTATTCGACTGAAGGAGGTGTAATCCCCCAGAGCCACAGCGATGTACACAAAGATAACAGCATAGCTGATCATGAAGATGGGGATGTCCTCCGCTGTCGTCCTGTTAATCTCATCCTCCAGTGACctctacagagagagaaatagaggggttcggagaaggggtgagaggtgggagagagcagTGGCAGAGAAGGATAtaaaagaaaaggagagagggtagagaacagagagaggtaatTATAGACTAATAAAGCAATGTATTTCAATATTATGACCATGCAATGTCTTCCAAGGTAAATAGCAGGTAATCAATAAGTAGACTGTCTGTATGGGAGATATCCCTGGCTGTGTGCGTACGTACATACCTCAGCCATGTACGCAAAGGTGAACGGGTTGCCTGGACTCTTCTGGTACTCTTGAACTATGTCCAGGAACCTTTGCTCCCACTCCAGGGCCACCTTGAACTTAACGTTGTCTCGAGGGTAGTTATTGAGGGAGAATGTCAGGATGAGAGCTTCTGCTGTAGTGTAGCCTTCATCTGAGAGGGGGGAGATTACGAAAGCCGGGTTAATACACAGGATTCATCTGATATATAATAAcaaatgccatttagcagatggttttatccaaagcgactcaCATTTTACATACGGTtggtcccgggaatcgaacccactatactggcgttgcaagcgccaaAGCTGTGCTATGCTCGACCCGACTGAGCTACGGAGAACCACTAGTCACCTAGTCTATGAAGTGTCGTCAAGCTACTAGGTTAGTGTCGGCATCTGTTCTGCGGGATTGGTAGCAGAGCCAAAGAAGAATGCAATCTAGGGACTAATTAAAGTattattacaaaaaaataaaacGACATGAAGACTTACTCTTGTATCCTCCCACTGCGAGGAAGGGGAAGACTGGTGCTCCATAATCAGCCATGCAGCTCAACTGCAGGTCAGTGATGTCTTTGAACGACAGGGGAGAGCTGCAGGGAATGGGGCATACAAGATCATGTTTCATTTAGCTGCCTTACTGTCAATGATATAAACATATTTGAACAACGATAAATGAATATTTAAAAACG includes:
- the npc1l1 gene encoding NPC1-like intracellular cholesterol transporter 1 is translated as MGRPTMSRATALLTLLACLVVLEARHEPGYCAFYEECGRNPTVAGSLLPPIIPCLNYSRARALKGEHYQQLKKVCPMLDRGEGSTTACCSIKQLKSLEMSLMLSKAVLMRCPSCADNFAHLHCINTCSPDQTTTINVTRTINITTLGIVKEAVVGYQAYLSTSFADKSFESCKNVRIPATGGYAIATMCGRYGSALCTAQRWYDFQGDSSNGLAPLDIDFRLIPEGVTEGIPDGVVPYAGRALGCNEMTPTGAEVCSCQDCQASCPVVPSPPPPAEPFTIGGVDGYLVLCVIFLCVLILAFLLFVLSTYLLRKEEGKDSEKGKGKGKGMDKNGNNVSERLIEPWEVTCTDKNSLATQEFLGSGFRAWGTLMASHPLKVLLASAVVTAAFATGLMHIELTTDPVQLWSAPNSRARMEKDFHDKHFDPFFRTNQMILTAPGRPGHFYDSLLFGKQNFSGIIAKDLILELLKLQKKIQNIEFWSNDLNRMASLKDVCFAPLNPSNPSLTDCAVNSLPQYFQNSVANLNAKVNMTELGVTKEVDWRDHFIYCVNSPLSFKDITDLQLSCMADYGAPVFPFLAVGGYKNEGYTTAEALILTFSLNNYPRDNVKFKVALEWEQRFLDIVQEYQKSPGNPFTFAYMAERSLEDEINRTTAEDIPIFMISYAVIFVYIAVALGDYTSFSRILVDSKFLVGLGGILVVGCSVLASMGFYAWIGIPSSLIILQVVPFLVLAVGADNIFIFVLEYQRDARRPGEKREERIGRVLGNVAPSMLLCSLSESVCFFLGALSTMPAVKSFALYAALAVLMDFVLQMTAFVALLSLDARRQDGNRCELACCVTVKTTAPSKPNEGFLLPAMRKYYAPVLLHPVTRVIVIVVFIFMFISSIYLMFYVTVGLDQELAMPQGSYMLEYFKYLYAYFEVGVPTYFVTTKGFNFTSIAGMNATCSSVGCDPFSLTQKIQYATEYPDLSYMAIPANSWVDDFIDWLNPGSKCCRLYTIGPNKGKFCPASESAFLCGQKCMKIPVNGVLRPDKEQFNRFLPDFLGNRPDLQCPKGGLGAYDKAVITDESGEIIATRFMAYHTALTTSKEFTAALKIARELAHNITLSMRSIPGTSQDFEVFPYTVTYVFYEQYLTIVSEGLFNISLCLLPTFVVCCLLLGMDLRSGALNLLTIIMITVDTVGVMTLWGIDYNAVALINLVTAVGISVEFVSHITRSFAMSIQPTHVERAKEATATMGSAVFAGVAMTNLPGIVVLAFAKAQLIQIFFFRLNLVITLLGMAHGLIFLPVLLSYFGPGVNKAVLLRLQQAKAQELELSSHAKNIYDNIGYEDQENSPNPDTTPITPYEPRTTENLKKVAIEETMPPPPLPPHTETISEEQLDKVVRVDHF